Proteins encoded by one window of Aspergillus chevalieri M1 DNA, chromosome 6, nearly complete sequence:
- a CDS encoding uncharacterized protein (COG:S;~EggNog:ENOG410PR27;~InterPro:IPR040351,IPR009449;~PFAM:PF06428;~go_function: GO:0005085 - guanyl-nucleotide exchange factor activity [Evidence IEA]): MSTTTTTTTTTALNTTLIGVPTDITASEKYCASCGHEGVLSQGEMAAEEAQRRIKELEAQVQFLKLQNTGSVEKLAEYDEEVRRLRSQTSAYTPRTSRSSRSSDDMDKSLSPTQLPASNGPVQPQPQQLPQQQSRFTALTSFFPYGRRPSATPTPPPPPASAPPQTQSHVIPPHPGPDPEETLQLQNALNREQNLRKAAENQLSQANTELEDLTAQLFSQANEMVAQERKARARLEERVAVLERRDVEKRTRLDRLEKAMQRVERLRAMVG, translated from the exons AtgtcaacaacaacaacgaccACGACTACCACCGCCCTGAATACGACTTTAATCGGCGTCCCTACTGATATCACAGCTTCTGAGAAGTACTGTGCATCTTGTGGCCACGAGGGAGTCCTGTCGCAAGGCGAAATGGCGGCCGAAGAAGCCCAGCGGAGAATCAAGGAGTTGGAGGCGCAGGTTCAATTTCTGAAATTGCAAAATACGGGGTCGG TCGAAAAACTCGCCGAGTACGACGAAGAAGTCCGCCGTCTACGCTCCCAGACGAGCGCCTACACACCGCGAACATCGCGATCCTCTCGATCATCTGACGACATGGATAAATCGCTATCACCAACCCAACTCCCGGCGTCCAATGGCCCCGTACAGCCACAACCGCAACAACTGCCCCAGCAGCAAAGCCGCTTTACCGCACTAACGTCGTTCTTCCCGTACGGCCGTCGACCTAGCGCTACACCtacgcctccgcctccaccAGCATCAGCGCCTCCGCAAACCCAATCCCACGTTATCCCCCCGCATCCTGGTCCCGATCCCGAAGAAACATTGCAACTGCAGAACGCGCTCAATCGGGAACAGAACTTGCGCAAAGCGGCAGAGAACCAATTATCGCAGGCGAATACAGAACTGGAGGATTTGACGGCACAATTGTTCAGCCAGGCGAATGAAATGGTAGCACAGGAGCGAAAGGCACGTGCACGATTGGAGGAGAGAGTTGCGGTGTTGGAACGGAGAGATGTTGAGAAGCGGACGCGGCTTGATCGATTGGAGAAGGCAATGCAGAGGGTGGAGAGATTGAGGGCGATGGTCGGATAG